The stretch of DNA GCCGTATTGGCGGGCGATCCAGGCATCAATCGACACCTTACCGGGCCCCTTTGCGATGAGATACAGCAACACCGCGGCCCACACACCGTGGGTCGGATAGGCGCCGGGATAGACGAACAGCTGGATCACCAGCGTCATGCCCAAGAGACCCAGCGCCGAGAAGCGGGTGGCCAGCCCGATCAACACCAGAATCGGCAACACATGCTCGGCCACCGTGGCCATGATCGCCGCCCAGAGTGGCGGCAGCAGCGGCAGCGCGTATTCCTCCTGGAACAGAAACAGTGCCGAATCGGACAGTCGCGGCCAGCCCAGGCTGAACTCGCCCTGCACCAGATTGATGGTCAGCCCCTCGATCTTGGTCTGTCCGGACAGCCAGAACACCGCGGCGATGGAAAACCGGCCGAGCAGGGCGATCAGGCTGTCCGGAATGCGTCCGAACAGATCGATCAGTGCGGCCAGCGGCCGGGCGGGCCATGGCAGTGGCGCGATTGCAGATGCGGGCTTCATGCAGCGGTTTCTCCAGGGGGATCAAGGGAAATCAGGGCGCGGGCGCGGATCAGGCCGGCCAGCGCAGCGGACAGATCGAGGTTCAGCCCCGCCTCGTGCACCGCCCCGACAGCGGCCGCGAGCGAGTCCCCCGCGAGCAGCCGCGCGGCCAGTTCGCCCGTCGCGGTATCGACCGGAATGACGTCCACTTCCAGCTCGGGACGCGTCACCCAGGCGCTCTCGCCCGCACTCGGGTCGATCTCGGCGAGTGAGCCCACGCCCTGGTGCGCCGCCCAGATGGAGACGGCGGCGTGGTCCGAGCGCAGCACGGCGAAGGCGGGATGCAGCCGCACGTGCCAAGCACCCAGATCCGGCTGATCGGCCAGCAGGGTCGCCAGGCGCTCGGCGGGCATCGGCTCGGCATCGGCGGCATGCAGCGCCGTCAGGCGCAGCCACTCCAGGCGCGCGACATCGGGCAGATAAGGCAGCGTGCGGGCCGGCGCGAAGGCCGCGATGAAATCGGCAAATCCCGCGCCGTATTCGGCCATGACCGGACTTTGTGGTGGCTGCGCGCGCACGAAGCACTGACCCATGGCGCGGAAGAATGCCTCGCCGACCAGTTCGCGCGTGACCGGAAAGGTATCGGCCAGCACGCCCAGCAGCGAGACCATGACGTTGTTGCGATAGATCGCAAGACGCGTGGCGGGGTCGGAGCCGTTCCAGGTCGTCAGGTCGGTGGGTGGCGGCCGCTCGGGATCGAGCAGCGCGCCGGCGAATTCGGGCTGATCCATCATGCGTGTTCCACCCGTGCATCGCCTCGGGCGGCTTGCAGGATGCGCTCGGCCTGGCGCGCTTCGGCCAGGAGCACATCGAAGGCGGGAATGTCGTTGTCCCGTTCGATCAGCGTGGGTACGGGGCCGAGCTGCGCGATGGCCTGGGCATACAGATCCCAGACTGCGGTGGCGACCGGCGCGCCGTGGTTGTCGATGAGCAGCGGATCGCCGGCGCCATCCACGGCCTCGGCATGACCGGCAAGATGGATTTCGCCCACGGCCTGCAGCGGCAGGGCGGTCAGTTCGGCCTGCGGATCGCGATGGTGATTCACGCAGGAGACGAACACGTTGTTCACGTCGAGCAGCAAGCCGCAGCCGGTGCGGCGGACGATCGCGGTGATGAATTCCGCCTCGGACAGCGTCGAGGCGCGGCTTTCGAGATAGGTGGCCGGATTTTCCAGAAGCATGCGCCGGCCCAGGCGCTCCTGGACGTGGTCGACGTGATCGCAGACCCGCGCCAAGGTAGCGGCGTCGTAGACCACCGGCAGCAGATCGTTCAGGCACACCGCGCCGTGGCGCGACCAGGCCAGATGCTCGGAAAACCACTCGGGTTCGTAGCGCGCCAGCACGGTCGCCAGGCGCTCGAGGTGCGCCGGATCGAGGTCGCTGCCACCGATCGACAGCCCGACGCCGTGTACCGACAGGGCGTAGTGCTCGCGGATACGGCTGAGATAGTGGTGAAACGGGCCACCCGCGCCCATGTAGTTTTCGGCGTGGATCTCAAAGAAACCCAGCGAGGGGCGCTGGTCCAGAATCTGCCCGAAATGCTGGGGCTTCAAGCCCAGTCCGGTACAGGCGCCGGTGCGGCAGGCGGACGCTGCATGCCACGAGGGACTGTGATGGGAAGAGACCGTCATGGATGCGCTCCGCCTGCCTGTCATGCGTCAAACAGTATTACTTTTCAGCAAATGCGGCGAGTTGGCCCTTGCCCGTTGGCGAGGTGGGCGAGTCCATCGAGACGCAGGTGCCTGCCGGGACATATTTCCAGGCGTTGCCCTGATAGTCCTTGACGGAAGTGCCGGCGCAGGTCGTGCCCGGTCCGGCCGCGCAGTCGTTCTTGGCTTTCAGGGACACGCCATAGCATTTTTCCTTGTCGGCGGCGCCGGCAACGGCCGGGGCCGCGGCCAGGGTCACGGCCAGGCCAAACGCGGCGGCCAGGCCGGCACCGGCGAGGGTCAGGGGTTGGGCTTTACGGGTCATCGGTTCATTCCTTGATGAGTATGGGTAAAACGCGGCAAGCGGCCGCGGGCGCTGCGACCGGTTCTGCGGGCCGGTGGGCCCATCTTCGGGTCGCATTGCCGTAGTCGCGGTGCGGAGAAAATTCTTACACTTGCCGGCAGATAATTTTCAAAGCGCTGATCGCAAAAAGAATTTTTTGCATCGCGTGGCCCTGCGCGCATTGTGCCGGCCGGGCCTTTATGATGAATCGGCCGCCCGTCGGCCGGCGTTCCCTTCTCTTCCCACCCTCGAGGAGCTTGCGATGAGCGATGAAAACCCCGCCGAGTACGTCCCGCCCCGGATCTGGAAATGGGATACCGAAAGCGGCGGACGCTTCGCAGCCATCAACCGCCCCGTTGCCGGCCCCACCCACGACCGCGAACTGCCGGTGGGCCAGCACCCGCACCAGCTCTATTCACTCGCGACACCGAACGGCGTGAAGGTCACCGTGATGTTCGAGGAGCTGCTGGAGGCAGGCATCACCGGGGCCGAGTACGACGCCTGGCCCATCAACATCCTGGACGGCGAGCAGTTCTCCAGCGGCTTTGTCGCCGTCAACCCGAACTCCAAGATCCCGGCTCTGCTGGATGTCAGCACGCCGACCCCCACCCGTGTGTTCGAGTCGGGCGCGATCCTTCTCTATCTGGCGGAAAAGTTCGGCGCCTTCCTGCCCGAAGCGGGGGCCGGACGAGCCGAATGTCTGTCCTGGCTGTTCTGGCAGATGGGCAGCGCGCCGTTTCTGGGCGGCGGCTTCGGTCATTTCTACGCCTATGCGCCGGTCAAGCTCGAATACCCCATCAACCGCTTTGCGATGGAGGTGAAACGCCAGCTCGACGTGCTCAATCGCAACCTGGCCGACCGGCGTTACCTCGCCGGCGAGGCCTACACGATCGCCGACATCGCGGTGCATTCCTGGTATGGCGCGCTGGTGCGCGAGAACTTGTACGAGGCGGGCGAGTTCCTGCAGGTGACGACCTATCAGCATGTGTTGCGCTGGGCCGAGGAAATCGCCGCGCGACCCGCCGTTCAGCGCGGCCGTCGCGTCAATCGCACCTGGGGGCCGGAGGCCGAGCGCATACCCGAGCGCCACGGGCCGGAAGACTTCACGCGCTGATGGCGCTGGCCGCGCCCCCGGGCTCAGCCGGCCCCGATCAGCCGGGCGTGTTCGATCTTGATGCAGCGGTCCATGACCGAATCGAGCCCGGCTGCGCGCGCCAGCCGGTCAGCCTTGATGTTGGCAATGCCGAGCTGCTGCCACAGGCAACGGGCGCCGATGGCCACGGCTTCCTGTGCGACTGGCAGCACGTCTTCCGTACGCCGAAAGACGTTCACCAGGTCGACAGCGTGCGGAATGTCGGCGAGGCGGGCATAACAGCGCT from Candidatus Macondimonas diazotrophica encodes:
- a CDS encoding DoxX family protein, whose amino-acid sequence is MKPASAIAPLPWPARPLAALIDLFGRIPDSLIALLGRFSIAAVFWLSGQTKIEGLTINLVQGEFSLGWPRLSDSALFLFQEEYALPLLPPLWAAIMATVAEHVLPILVLIGLATRFSALGLLGMTLVIQLFVYPGAYPTHGVWAAVLLYLIAKGPGKVSIDAWIARQYGRTG
- a CDS encoding DNA-binding domain-containing protein, translating into MDQPEFAGALLDPERPPPTDLTTWNGSDPATRLAIYRNNVMVSLLGVLADTFPVTRELVGEAFFRAMGQCFVRAQPPQSPVMAEYGAGFADFIAAFAPARTLPYLPDVARLEWLRLTALHAADAEPMPAERLATLLADQPDLGAWHVRLHPAFAVLRSDHAAVSIWAAHQGVGSLAEIDPSAGESAWVTRPELEVDVIPVDTATGELAARLLAGDSLAAAVGAVHEAGLNLDLSAALAGLIRARALISLDPPGETAA
- a CDS encoding DUF692 domain-containing protein; this encodes MTVSSHHSPSWHAASACRTGACTGLGLKPQHFGQILDQRPSLGFFEIHAENYMGAGGPFHHYLSRIREHYALSVHGVGLSIGGSDLDPAHLERLATVLARYEPEWFSEHLAWSRHGAVCLNDLLPVVYDAATLARVCDHVDHVQERLGRRMLLENPATYLESRASTLSEAEFITAIVRRTGCGLLLDVNNVFVSCVNHHRDPQAELTALPLQAVGEIHLAGHAEAVDGAGDPLLIDNHGAPVATAVWDLYAQAIAQLGPVPTLIERDNDIPAFDVLLAEARQAERILQAARGDARVEHA
- a CDS encoding DUF2282 domain-containing protein → MTRKAQPLTLAGAGLAAAFGLAVTLAAAPAVAGAADKEKCYGVSLKAKNDCAAGPGTTCAGTSVKDYQGNAWKYVPAGTCVSMDSPTSPTGKGQLAAFAEK
- the yghU gene encoding glutathione-dependent disulfide-bond oxidoreductase codes for the protein MSDENPAEYVPPRIWKWDTESGGRFAAINRPVAGPTHDRELPVGQHPHQLYSLATPNGVKVTVMFEELLEAGITGAEYDAWPINILDGEQFSSGFVAVNPNSKIPALLDVSTPTPTRVFESGAILLYLAEKFGAFLPEAGAGRAECLSWLFWQMGSAPFLGGGFGHFYAYAPVKLEYPINRFAMEVKRQLDVLNRNLADRRYLAGEAYTIADIAVHSWYGALVRENLYEAGEFLQVTTYQHVLRWAEEIAARPAVQRGRRVNRTWGPEAERIPERHGPEDFTR
- a CDS encoding CoA-binding protein, which codes for MTDESTDLRRILTECRTIAVVGLSAKEHRASHQVARYLQQHGYRIIPVHPRFDSVLGERCYARLADIPHAVDLVNVFRRTEDVLPVAQEAVAIGARCLWQQLGIANIKADRLARAAGLDSVMDRCIKIEHARLIGAG